A window of Deinococcus cellulosilyticus NBRC 106333 = KACC 11606 contains these coding sequences:
- a CDS encoding riboflavin synthase → MFTGIVEQTGTVTGADWFDGHLKITIQPQQMWSDLGLGESISCNGACLTVIRWDDRSFEVELSQESVNKTAPLWNPGDTVNLERAMPASGRFGGHVVTGHVDGVGEVLDVQVQPGAYIIKVRVPDSFARYLIPKGSITVNGVSLTVVDVGGPAGSSDDLNTNEFTLWIIPHTLEVTSLKGIKAGDLVNLEYDVLAKYLERLTLVGGAK, encoded by the coding sequence ATGTTTACTGGAATTGTGGAACAGACTGGCACCGTGACCGGAGCAGATTGGTTTGATGGACACCTGAAAATCACGATTCAGCCACAGCAGATGTGGAGCGACCTGGGCCTCGGGGAAAGCATCAGTTGCAATGGGGCCTGCCTGACCGTCATTCGCTGGGATGACAGAAGCTTTGAAGTGGAACTCTCGCAGGAGAGTGTCAACAAAACGGCTCCGCTCTGGAACCCAGGAGACACTGTGAATCTGGAACGGGCCATGCCAGCCAGTGGCCGCTTCGGTGGGCATGTGGTGACGGGGCATGTGGATGGAGTGGGTGAAGTGCTGGACGTGCAGGTTCAGCCGGGAGCCTACATCATCAAGGTGCGTGTCCCAGACAGCTTTGCCCGCTATCTGATTCCCAAGGGCAGCATCACTGTCAATGGGGTGAGCCTGACCGTGGTGGATGTGGGAGGACCCGCAGGAAGCTCTGATGATCTGAACACCAACGAATTCACCCTGTGGATCATTCCCCACACCCTGGAGGTGACCAGCCTGAAAGGCATCAAAGCAGGAGATCTGGTGAATCTGGAATACGACGTGCTGGCCAAATACCTCGAGCGCCTGACGCTGGTCGGAGGTGCAAAGTGA